Proteins encoded in a region of the Haloarcula sp. CBA1129 genome:
- a CDS encoding MaoC family dehydratase has protein sequence MFNSVVAANRAAFAAFGVQQEDENGVTPADRIEPDEDLPEWHVSISEDHPGRLGVGDHVDFTKTISENDVQQFAAASGDTNPLHLDDEFAEQTRFRGRIAHGTLVGSLISAALARLPGLTIYLSQDLEFHNPVRIGDRLTAECEIVEDLGDEQYRLTTRVLTDDDVVIDGEAVVLIDDLPE, from the coding sequence ATGTTCAACAGCGTCGTCGCAGCTAACCGGGCAGCGTTCGCCGCGTTCGGCGTCCAGCAAGAGGATGAGAACGGCGTAACGCCCGCAGACCGTATCGAACCGGACGAAGACCTCCCCGAATGGCACGTCTCGATATCCGAAGACCACCCGGGCCGTCTCGGCGTCGGCGACCACGTCGATTTCACGAAGACGATCTCGGAAAACGACGTGCAACAGTTCGCCGCCGCGAGCGGTGACACGAACCCGCTTCACTTGGACGACGAGTTCGCGGAGCAAACGCGCTTCCGCGGCCGTATCGCCCACGGGACGCTCGTCGGCAGCCTCATCAGCGCGGCACTCGCGCGTCTGCCCGGGCTGACAATTTACCTCTCGCAGGATCTGGAGTTCCACAATCCAGTCCGCATCGGCGACCGACTCACTGCCGAATGTGAAATCGTCGAGGACCTCGGCGACGAACAGTACCGCCTGACTACGCGGGTTCTCACTGACGACGACGTCGTCATCGACGGCGAAGCGGTCGTCCTCATCGACGACCTGCCGGAGTAA
- a CDS encoding alpha/beta fold hydrolase: MTTGITSERVDLSVDGEDVNIHYRTGGEGPPLVFLHGIGLDAATVSWRHALPALAPERTVYALDLPGHGDSDKPDRAYTTDYYLETLSEFIDALGIETPALAGLSMGGAIALGHALDGGPVERLILVDSYGLGTDAYWRTAASSVLQTPILGNLLWQGVGSSQSAIRNSLRSMGPGEPPQQLVEDVDSAVDRQTVRAMRRWQRSEFQWCGFRTDYSDRLAEIDVPTMLIHGAVDPLLPRRWSEQAAGTLTDSTLKIFENCGHCPPREHPDRFNRAVRAFC; the protein is encoded by the coding sequence ATGACTACAGGGATTACGTCCGAACGCGTCGACCTGTCCGTCGACGGCGAGGACGTTAACATTCACTACCGGACCGGCGGCGAAGGGCCGCCGTTGGTGTTTCTCCACGGTATCGGGCTGGATGCCGCAACCGTCTCGTGGCGACACGCACTGCCCGCACTCGCACCGGAGCGGACGGTGTATGCGCTTGATTTACCGGGCCACGGCGACAGCGACAAGCCCGACCGCGCGTACACGACCGATTACTATCTTGAGACTCTGTCCGAGTTCATCGACGCGCTCGGCATCGAAACACCCGCGCTGGCTGGCCTTTCGATGGGCGGCGCAATTGCACTCGGCCACGCGCTCGATGGCGGCCCCGTCGAACGCCTGATATTAGTCGACAGCTACGGGCTGGGAACCGACGCCTACTGGCGCACAGCGGCTAGCAGCGTCTTGCAGACGCCGATACTCGGTAATCTGCTTTGGCAGGGCGTGGGATCATCTCAGTCGGCGATCCGAAACAGTCTCCGAAGTATGGGTCCCGGCGAACCGCCACAGCAACTGGTCGAGGATGTCGATAGCGCTGTCGACCGACAGACTGTCCGGGCGATGCGGCGCTGGCAGCGTAGCGAGTTCCAGTGGTGTGGCTTCCGGACTGACTACTCAGACCGGTTAGCCGAAATAGATGTGCCGACGATGCTGATTCACGGGGCCGTCGACCCACTGCTCCCCCGTCGGTGGTCCGAGCAGGCTGCTGGGACACTCACTGACAGCACGCTGAAAATCTTCGAGAACTGCGGGCACTGTCCGCCGCGGGAACACCCTGACCGCTTCAACCGGGCTGTTAGAGCCTTCTGCTGA
- a CDS encoding NADH:flavin oxidoreductase, which yields MTTLETPLSIGGVEVPNRLYRAPVLECAGNGEAAVDMLIDELEPTAASGVGLLFQGASIVTDRGGCAAPNMTRVNDSAFVERLERLTGTVHDHGGRIFLQLAHGGLRSMATWHAEYRRQHPHQHQLAVSRPPWQLRALDRVGLISLQPAVLSTEEVWSLAEQFGRCAGYAVDAGYDGIHLSAANMSLIQQFLSPFYNRRDDEFRDGVRFLEAVHEAVREHAGDVPLVTKVPAETAAPRFVRRYLSRADGVSIAERAAAIGYDGLVPVAVSAFWDMSIVRGAFPDRAWDASDLQDDYTAVFGGRLRARAVRILNRLQARRFGHEPGWNADFCRAVRERVDVPVLLEGGLRTRADCDQYLGAGGDDPAADAVGMARPFYAEPRLGVRLLDGADALCESCNNCTVPQVTGEPGRCRTPAIVREQARLRRDGAYERSE from the coding sequence GTGACCACGCTTGAGACGCCGCTATCAATTGGCGGCGTCGAGGTCCCCAACCGACTGTACCGCGCACCGGTACTGGAGTGTGCCGGCAACGGCGAGGCAGCCGTCGACATGCTCATCGACGAACTCGAACCGACGGCAGCCTCCGGTGTCGGTCTTCTCTTTCAAGGGGCAAGTATCGTCACCGACCGCGGCGGCTGTGCCGCACCGAACATGACGCGGGTCAACGACTCGGCCTTCGTCGAACGGCTCGAACGGCTCACCGGCACTGTCCACGACCACGGCGGCCGCATCTTCCTGCAGTTGGCCCACGGCGGCCTCCGGAGTATGGCGACGTGGCATGCCGAATATCGTCGACAGCATCCGCACCAGCACCAGCTCGCTGTCAGCCGTCCGCCGTGGCAGCTCCGGGCACTCGACCGGGTCGGACTGATTTCGCTGCAACCGGCTGTGCTCTCGACTGAGGAGGTGTGGAGTCTGGCCGAGCAGTTCGGGCGGTGTGCCGGCTACGCCGTCGACGCGGGCTACGACGGTATTCACCTCTCGGCGGCAAACATGAGCCTGATTCAGCAGTTCCTCTCGCCGTTCTACAACCGCCGGGACGATGAGTTTCGCGACGGCGTCCGGTTTCTCGAAGCGGTCCACGAGGCTGTCCGGGAGCACGCCGGCGACGTCCCGCTGGTCACGAAGGTCCCGGCCGAGACCGCTGCGCCCCGTTTCGTCCGACGGTATCTTTCTCGGGCAGATGGCGTAAGCATCGCCGAGCGGGCGGCAGCCATCGGGTACGACGGGCTCGTTCCGGTTGCGGTGTCGGCGTTCTGGGACATGAGCATCGTCCGCGGCGCGTTCCCAGACCGCGCCTGGGATGCAAGCGACCTGCAGGACGACTACACGGCAGTCTTCGGCGGCCGGCTGCGAGCGCGCGCCGTTCGGATACTCAACAGACTACAGGCCCGCCGCTTCGGCCACGAGCCGGGCTGGAACGCCGACTTCTGCCGGGCGGTCCGCGAGCGCGTCGACGTGCCGGTCCTGCTAGAGGGCGGGCTTCGAACGCGTGCCGACTGTGACCAGTATCTCGGCGCGGGTGGGGACGACCCCGCCGCCGACGCAGTCGGGATGGCTCGCCCGTTCTACGCGGAGCCGCGGCTCGGCGTGCGCCTGCTCGACGGCGCGGACGCGCTGTGTGAGAGCTGTAACAACTGCACCGTGCCGCAGGTCACCGGCGAACCGGGCCGCTGTCGGACGCCGGCTATCGTCCGCGAGCAGGCCCGACTCCGGCGGGACGGTGCGTACGAGCGCTCCGAGTGA
- the cgi121 gene encoding KEOPS complex subunit Cgi121, producing the protein MEVIEGTADIDDVGAFVETLSAIGDRYGVTVQAFDARYVADRAHLELAVDLATRARARGDAIADDFGVEILLYAAGRRQINRALTMGVSEGTCPIVAVVVDSETGNSHVGKDGRASIEAAADDVFEELTATSTLGEYDEDCVRSFFDVTDTELAATAGGLPDAVRERVALLPVEK; encoded by the coding sequence ATGGAGGTCATTGAGGGCACTGCTGATATCGATGACGTGGGGGCGTTCGTGGAGACACTCAGTGCAATCGGTGACCGCTACGGCGTCACCGTACAGGCGTTCGACGCCCGCTACGTCGCGGACCGCGCCCACCTCGAACTGGCCGTCGACCTCGCCACGCGGGCCCGCGCTCGGGGTGACGCCATCGCCGACGACTTCGGTGTCGAGATACTGCTGTACGCGGCCGGCCGCCGCCAGATCAACCGGGCGTTGACAATGGGCGTCAGCGAGGGGACCTGTCCCATCGTCGCGGTCGTCGTCGACTCTGAAACAGGGAACTCTCACGTAGGAAAAGACGGCCGAGCCAGTATCGAAGCAGCCGCGGACGACGTTTTCGAGGAGCTTACGGCTACGTCCACATTGGGCGAGTACGACGAGGACTGCGTCCGGTCGTTTTTCGACGTGACCGACACCGAACTCGCCGCGACAGCAGGTGGGCTTCCCGACGCTGTCCGGGAGCGTGTCGCACTGTTGCCGGTCGAAAAGTAG
- a CDS encoding ATP-dependent DNA helicase, with product MDVADLPGVPDWLPDHLRDDGIEELYPPQAEAVEAGVTEGENLVASIPTASGKTLIAELAMLSSVARGGTALYIVPLRALASEKQADFEEFEQYGLDIGVSTGNYESEGGWLADKDIVVATSEKVDSLVRNDAPWIEDLTCVVTDEVHLVDDGERGPTLEVTLAKLRRLNPDLQTVALSATIGNAEALATWLDAGLVDSDWRPIDLQKGVHYGQALHLEDGSQQRLSVQNNEKQTAAIVRDTLEDDGSTLVFVNSRRNAEAAAGRLANTVRPHLTAEERAQLADIAEEIRDVSDTETSDDLADAVADGAAFHHAGLSRGHRELVEDAFRDRLVKVVCATPTLAAGVNTPSRRVVVRDWRRYDGSAGGMAPLSVLEVHQMMGRAGRPGLDPYGEAVLIASSHDEVDELFERYVWADPEPVRSKLAAEPALRTHILATVASGFARSREGLLEFLEQTLYASQTDDSGQLERVVDDVLTYLQRNDFLEIEGGELDATSLGHTVSRLYLDPMSAAEIVDGLRDWERGASDSTSASGSPADAPAEPPADSGFTTANELAEDADGSDDANRDPDDISALGLYHLVSRTPDMYQLYLRSGDREEYEMELFEREDELLGPTPSEFEEGRFEDWLSALKTARLLEDWATEVDEATITERYGVGPGDIRGKVETAQWLLGAAESLASEVDLDAARAISEARIRVEHGVREELVDLAGVRGVGRKRARRLFQAGITDRAELRDADKSVVLAALRGRRKTAENVLENAGHRDPSMEGIEPAPDVSVDLDDGSEADTSAESTANDDQSSLGDF from the coding sequence ATGGACGTTGCGGACCTGCCGGGCGTGCCCGACTGGCTCCCGGACCACCTGCGCGATGACGGTATCGAGGAGCTGTATCCGCCTCAGGCCGAGGCCGTCGAGGCCGGGGTCACCGAGGGAGAGAATCTGGTCGCATCGATTCCGACGGCGAGCGGGAAGACGCTCATCGCGGAACTAGCGATGCTCTCCTCGGTCGCCCGCGGTGGGACGGCGCTGTACATCGTCCCGCTTCGGGCGCTGGCCAGCGAGAAGCAGGCCGACTTCGAGGAGTTCGAGCAGTACGGCCTCGACATCGGCGTTTCGACGGGCAACTACGAGTCTGAAGGCGGCTGGCTCGCCGACAAGGACATCGTCGTCGCGACCAGCGAGAAGGTGGATTCGCTGGTCCGCAACGACGCCCCTTGGATTGAAGACCTCACCTGCGTCGTCACCGACGAGGTCCACCTCGTCGACGACGGCGAGCGCGGGCCGACGCTTGAGGTGACGCTGGCGAAACTCCGGCGGCTCAACCCCGACCTACAGACCGTCGCGCTGTCGGCGACCATCGGCAACGCGGAGGCGCTGGCGACGTGGCTCGACGCGGGCCTCGTCGACTCGGACTGGCGGCCCATCGACCTCCAGAAGGGGGTCCACTACGGGCAGGCGCTGCATCTCGAAGACGGGAGCCAGCAGCGCCTCTCTGTGCAGAACAACGAGAAACAGACCGCGGCCATCGTCCGGGACACGCTGGAAGACGACGGATCGACGCTGGTGTTCGTCAACTCCCGGCGCAACGCCGAGGCGGCGGCGGGTCGGCTCGCAAACACTGTTCGGCCCCATCTCACCGCCGAGGAGCGGGCCCAACTGGCCGACATTGCCGAGGAAATCCGCGACGTGAGCGATACGGAGACGAGCGACGACCTCGCGGACGCCGTCGCCGACGGGGCGGCGTTCCACCACGCCGGCCTCTCTCGCGGCCACCGCGAACTCGTCGAGGACGCCTTCCGGGACCGGCTGGTGAAGGTCGTCTGTGCGACGCCGACGCTCGCGGCCGGCGTCAACACGCCCTCCCGTCGCGTCGTCGTCCGCGACTGGCGGCGCTACGATGGCTCGGCCGGCGGCATGGCCCCGCTATCGGTGCTCGAAGTGCATCAGATGATGGGGCGGGCTGGCCGCCCGGGGCTCGACCCCTACGGCGAGGCGGTCCTCATCGCCTCCAGCCACGACGAGGTGGATGAACTGTTCGAGCGGTACGTCTGGGCCGACCCGGAGCCGGTCCGGTCGAAACTCGCGGCCGAGCCGGCCCTGCGGACCCACATCCTCGCGACCGTCGCCTCCGGCTTCGCACGGTCGCGAGAGGGCCTGCTGGAGTTCCTCGAACAGACGCTGTACGCCAGCCAGACTGACGACAGCGGCCAGCTCGAACGGGTGGTCGACGATGTGCTCACGTATCTCCAGCGGAACGACTTCCTCGAAATCGAAGGGGGTGAGCTGGACGCCACGTCGCTGGGCCACACCGTCTCGCGGCTCTATCTGGACCCGATGAGCGCCGCCGAAATCGTCGACGGCCTCCGTGACTGGGAGCGAGGGGCCAGCGACAGCACCTCTGCCAGCGGGTCACCGGCTGACGCGCCCGCGGAACCGCCGGCAGACAGCGGCTTCACCACCGCTAACGAACTGGCCGAAGACGCTGACGGGAGCGACGATGCCAACAGAGACCCGGACGACATCTCCGCGCTGGGACTGTACCATCTCGTCTCGCGTACGCCGGATATGTACCAGCTATATCTCCGTTCGGGCGACCGCGAGGAGTACGAGATGGAACTGTTCGAGCGCGAGGACGAACTGCTCGGCCCGACGCCGTCGGAGTTCGAGGAGGGCCGCTTCGAGGACTGGCTCTCGGCGCTGAAAACCGCCCGCCTGCTCGAAGACTGGGCCACAGAGGTCGACGAGGCGACTATCACCGAGCGCTACGGCGTTGGGCCGGGCGACATCCGCGGGAAGGTCGAGACGGCCCAGTGGCTGCTCGGGGCCGCGGAATCGCTGGCCAGCGAGGTCGACTTGGACGCCGCACGGGCGATCAGCGAGGCCCGAATCCGCGTCGAACACGGCGTCCGCGAAGAACTGGTCGATCTGGCCGGCGTCCGCGGCGTCGGTCGAAAGCGCGCACGTCGGCTGTTTCAGGCCGGAATCACTGACCGCGCCGAACTCCGGGACGCTGATAAGTCGGTCGTGCTGGCGGCGCTTCGGGGTCGCCGGAAGACGGCCGAGAACGTGCTGGAGAACGCGGGTCACCGGGACCCGTCGATGGAGGGCATCGAGCCCGCGCCTGACGTCTCCGTCGACCTCGATGACGGTTCAGAAGCAGACACGAGCGCCGAATCGACAGCTAACGACGACCAGTCCAGTCTGGGTGATTTCTGA
- a CDS encoding ferredoxin — MRVEYEYDTCIGMFQCVAEWDAFERDEDAGKAVLADSEEQEADVFVREVPDDAELDAKFAARTCPVDAITIYDDDGEQLIP; from the coding sequence ATGCGAGTCGAATACGAGTATGACACCTGTATCGGTATGTTCCAGTGTGTCGCCGAGTGGGACGCCTTCGAGCGCGACGAGGACGCCGGCAAGGCGGTGCTGGCGGACAGCGAGGAACAAGAAGCGGACGTGTTCGTTCGAGAGGTCCCCGACGACGCCGAACTGGACGCGAAGTTCGCCGCCCGGACCTGTCCGGTCGACGCCATCACAATCTACGACGACGACGGCGAACAGCTCATTCCCTGA
- a CDS encoding MaoC/PaaZ C-terminal domain-containing protein, producing the protein MPPVEVGETFTETRTFRPEDVDQFAALSGDDQPRHTEPAGDGRRMVQGLLTASLLTSIGGDLEVLASRMELQFQRPVYTGETLVCELTVESVAPRADAGVALVGDVVVRRVNRGDESGQADTAATTLEDGATAGTVVLEATVEGIIRE; encoded by the coding sequence ATGCCTCCCGTCGAAGTCGGCGAGACGTTCACCGAAACCCGGACGTTCCGGCCCGAAGACGTCGACCAGTTCGCCGCTCTCTCCGGAGACGACCAGCCTCGCCACACGGAGCCTGCTGGAGACGGCCGGCGGATGGTTCAGGGGCTGCTCACCGCGTCACTGCTGACCAGCATCGGCGGCGACTTGGAAGTGCTCGCCTCGCGGATGGAACTGCAGTTCCAGCGTCCGGTGTACACCGGCGAAACGCTTGTCTGTGAACTGACCGTCGAGAGCGTTGCCCCGCGTGCAGACGCCGGCGTCGCTCTGGTCGGTGATGTGGTTGTTCGGCGCGTCAACCGCGGCGATGAATCCGGTCAGGCCGACACAGCAGCCACGACCTTGGAAGATGGTGCTACCGCCGGAACCGTCGTGCTCGAAGCGACTGTCGAAGGAATAATCAGGGAATGA
- a CDS encoding MATE family efflux transporter, protein MANGGPLRRLLTAFPAMLASAGLVDREKATAATDLAAPVMVTGGLRILLRLADFLMVGLALGDAAIAGLELGFQYYFVGFGLSLAVSSGTISVVSRLQGADQPERADLAVKQSLWLALLISLPLSALCWRYPELLVGVLTDDTATIRFGATYLAIVMLSLAPRFWSMVAARALAGSADTRTPMYVRLLTLPTNVLLNAVLIFGVGPFPELGIAGAAWGTTIANTLAAVIFLGLLLSGRYVVTLHAGGPQFSPGLMREIVRVALPLSGMRLLQTFARFPFLFILGVLGTPTLAAYAIGRRVMLLALMPAWGYATAASTLVGQSLGAGDEREATAYGWQTLRVALAVQLVVALLLVMFARPIVSLFGTAYPDLAAAFVRVFGLLVAGFSISRTMRGSLRGAGDTRWPLYGTFLGGYCYRLPVAALALPSSFVVTIPVLGIAVSPGLGLGLPAIFAALVGDFYLKAAVNAGRFWSGGWRDVARQSGVGAADD, encoded by the coding sequence ATGGCGAATGGTGGTCCCCTCCGCCGTCTGCTGACTGCGTTCCCCGCGATGCTGGCCAGTGCAGGGCTCGTCGACCGAGAGAAGGCGACCGCCGCGACCGACCTCGCCGCGCCGGTAATGGTCACAGGTGGCCTCCGTATCCTCCTCCGACTCGCCGACTTCCTGATGGTCGGTCTGGCGCTCGGTGATGCAGCCATCGCCGGCCTCGAACTCGGCTTCCAGTACTATTTCGTCGGGTTCGGGCTCTCGCTTGCGGTGTCCTCCGGGACGATCAGCGTCGTCTCGCGGCTGCAGGGAGCCGACCAGCCCGAGCGGGCGGATCTCGCCGTCAAACAGTCGCTGTGGCTCGCGTTGCTCATCTCCCTCCCGCTGTCGGCGCTGTGCTGGCGCTATCCCGAGCTGCTGGTGGGAGTTCTGACCGACGACACGGCGACCATCCGCTTCGGCGCGACGTATCTGGCTATCGTGATGCTCTCGCTGGCCCCGCGGTTCTGGAGCATGGTCGCCGCCCGCGCGCTGGCGGGCAGCGCCGACACACGAACGCCGATGTACGTCCGCCTGCTCACGCTGCCGACGAACGTCCTCCTCAACGCCGTGCTTATCTTCGGCGTCGGCCCGTTCCCCGAACTCGGTATCGCCGGCGCGGCGTGGGGAACGACCATCGCGAACACGCTCGCGGCGGTGATATTCCTCGGGCTGTTGCTGTCCGGGCGGTACGTCGTCACGCTCCACGCTGGCGGGCCGCAATTCAGTCCCGGGCTCATGCGCGAAATCGTCCGCGTCGCCCTGCCGCTGTCCGGGATGCGACTGCTCCAGACGTTCGCCCGCTTCCCGTTCCTATTCATCCTGGGCGTGCTGGGGACGCCGACGCTTGCGGCCTACGCCATCGGTCGCCGGGTCATGCTGCTGGCGCTGATGCCGGCGTGGGGCTATGCGACCGCCGCGTCAACGCTGGTCGGACAGTCGCTGGGGGCCGGTGACGAGCGGGAAGCGACCGCCTACGGCTGGCAGACGCTCCGAGTCGCTCTTGCCGTCCAGCTCGTCGTGGCACTCCTGCTCGTGATGTTCGCCCGGCCCATCGTTTCTCTGTTCGGAACTGCCTACCCCGACTTGGCGGCGGCGTTCGTCCGCGTCTTCGGCCTGCTCGTCGCCGGCTTCTCCATCTCTCGGACGATGCGGGGCAGTCTTCGGGGAGCCGGCGACACCCGCTGGCCGCTGTACGGGACATTTCTGGGCGGCTACTGCTACCGGCTCCCGGTGGCTGCTCTCGCCCTGCCGTCGTCGTTCGTCGTGACAATCCCCGTTCTCGGCATCGCCGTCTCGCCGGGGCTCGGACTCGGACTTCCTGCCATCTTCGCCGCGCTCGTCGGTGATTTCTACCTGAAAGCCGCGGTCAACGCGGGCCGATTCTGGTCGGGCGGATGGCGCGACGTGGCCAGACAGTCGGGCGTCGGTGCGGCCGACGACTGA
- a CDS encoding RidA family protein yields MRRERVSTATDWEQQVGYSRAIRAGDTVRVAGTIATDDDGEVVAPGDPYEQTQHAFGIVADALTDLDAAIEDVVQTRMYVTDIDDQERVGEAHSEFFGDVRPVATMVEVSGLATPEAVVEVEAVAQVE; encoded by the coding sequence ATGCGCCGCGAACGCGTTTCGACGGCCACCGACTGGGAACAGCAGGTCGGCTACTCGCGGGCGATCCGTGCGGGTGACACTGTTCGTGTCGCCGGCACCATCGCCACGGACGACGATGGCGAGGTCGTCGCGCCGGGTGACCCGTACGAACAGACGCAACACGCCTTCGGTATCGTTGCGGATGCGCTCACAGACCTCGACGCCGCTATCGAGGACGTGGTCCAGACGCGGATGTACGTCACCGACATCGACGATCAGGAACGGGTCGGCGAGGCCCACAGCGAGTTCTTCGGCGATGTCCGCCCCGTGGCGACGATGGTCGAAGTGAGCGGGCTGGCCACACCGGAGGCTGTCGTCGAGGTCGAGGCGGTCGCACAGGTCGAGTGA
- a CDS encoding ORC1-type DNA replication protein encodes MSDDPEDRMLGWDESVFRDEHVFEIDWLPETFKHRDTQMETLKYALRPAVRGSRPLNVIARGPPGTGKTTAVQILFDELTAQTDVKTVRVNCQMDSTRYAVFSRLFAEIFDYEPPSSGISFKKLFSQITDKLVEEDEVLVVALDDVNYLFYESEASDTLYSLLRAHEAHSGAKIGVICVSSDMELDAIDALDTRVQSVFRPEEVYFNTYGQAEIADILSERVERGFNEDVVGPTVLDRVAELTEEQGGDLRVGIDLLRRAGMNAEMRASRAVETEDVEAAYDKSKYVHLSRRLRELSDSETALVEVIAAHDGQQAGDIYDAFSEQTDLGYTRYSEIINKLDQLDIIDAEYTDVEGRGRSRELTLNYDADAVLERL; translated from the coding sequence ATGAGCGACGACCCCGAGGACCGGATGCTCGGCTGGGACGAGTCCGTCTTTCGGGACGAACACGTCTTCGAAATCGACTGGCTCCCGGAGACGTTCAAACACCGGGACACCCAGATGGAGACGCTGAAGTACGCACTCCGGCCGGCCGTTCGGGGATCGCGCCCGCTCAACGTTATCGCTCGCGGGCCACCGGGGACCGGGAAGACGACGGCCGTCCAGATCCTGTTCGACGAACTCACCGCCCAGACGGACGTGAAGACTGTGCGTGTGAACTGCCAGATGGACTCGACACGCTATGCCGTCTTCTCGCGGCTGTTCGCCGAGATATTTGACTACGAGCCACCGTCCTCGGGCATCTCCTTCAAGAAGCTGTTCTCCCAGATCACCGATAAGCTGGTCGAGGAAGACGAGGTGCTCGTCGTCGCCTTAGACGACGTGAACTACCTGTTCTACGAGAGCGAAGCCAGCGACACCCTGTACTCGCTGTTGCGCGCCCACGAGGCCCACTCGGGCGCGAAAATCGGCGTCATCTGTGTCTCCTCGGATATGGAACTGGACGCCATCGACGCGCTCGACACGCGTGTCCAGTCGGTGTTCCGGCCCGAAGAGGTGTATTTCAATACCTACGGGCAGGCCGAAATCGCAGATATACTCAGCGAGCGCGTCGAGCGGGGGTTCAACGAGGACGTCGTCGGTCCCACAGTGTTAGACCGCGTCGCCGAACTGACCGAGGAGCAGGGCGGGGACCTCCGGGTCGGTATCGACCTCCTGCGCCGGGCCGGGATGAACGCCGAGATGCGCGCCTCCCGCGCCGTCGAAACCGAGGACGTCGAGGCGGCCTACGACAAGTCAAAATACGTCCACCTCTCCCGGCGGCTGCGGGAGCTGTCGGACTCGGAAACCGCGCTCGTGGAGGTCATCGCCGCCCACGACGGCCAGCAGGCCGGCGACATCTACGACGCCTTCTCCGAGCAGACAGACCTTGGCTACACCCGCTACTCGGAAATAATCAACAAGCTCGACCAGCTCGACATCATCGACGCCGAGTACACCGACGTCGAGGGACGCGGTCGCTCGCGGGAATTGACGCTCAACTACGACGCTGATGCGGTGCTGGAGCGGCTGTAA